The Candidatus Nitrosotalea sinensis genome contains a region encoding:
- the rfbD gene encoding dTDP-4-dehydrorhamnose reductase, giving the protein MKFLITGSAGLVGSQVVQDLAKSEHQVYSCYGQSKPSKGTPVQLDLVNNDNIIQVVDNIKPDVIIHLAAMTNVDLCEKEKELALKINAKATQTLAKQAARHDSFFVYVSTDYVFDGKKGMKKESDMPNPVDYYGYSKYHGELAVQDMTSSWCIARTSTPFGMHPTKKSFPLFVAENLTAKKEITIITDQYTSPTYVPNLSQMLIEISTRKILGVIHLAGATRISRFDMATLVAQKLDLEKNLLKPASINDMNWIAKRPKDSSLDVSKATQILKVKPLSVEEGIDHFICEIKTGSN; this is encoded by the coding sequence ATGAAATTTCTTATTACTGGTTCAGCAGGACTGGTTGGGAGCCAGGTCGTTCAAGACTTGGCAAAATCAGAACATCAAGTATATTCGTGTTATGGCCAATCAAAACCTAGCAAAGGCACCCCAGTCCAGCTTGACCTTGTAAATAATGACAACATAATCCAAGTTGTAGACAACATCAAGCCTGATGTAATCATACACTTGGCAGCAATGACAAATGTTGATCTTTGCGAAAAAGAAAAAGAATTGGCATTGAAAATAAACGCAAAAGCTACCCAAACCCTGGCAAAACAAGCTGCAAGACATGATTCTTTTTTTGTCTATGTATCAACTGATTATGTATTTGATGGAAAAAAAGGAATGAAAAAAGAATCCGACATGCCAAACCCCGTTGATTACTATGGATATTCAAAATATCACGGCGAATTGGCGGTACAAGACATGACATCATCCTGGTGTATTGCACGAACAAGCACTCCGTTTGGAATGCATCCTACAAAGAAGAGTTTTCCACTATTTGTTGCAGAGAACCTGACGGCAAAAAAAGAAATTACAATTATAACTGATCAGTATACCTCCCCAACGTACGTCCCAAATCTTAGTCAAATGCTGATAGAAATATCAACAAGAAAAATACTTGGTGTGATTCATCTTGCAGGTGCAACAAGGATATCACGATTTGATATGGCAACCCTTGTAGCCCAGAAACTAGACCTTGAGAAGAATCTGTTAAAACCTGCAAGTATAAATGACATGAACTGGATTGCAAAAAGACCCAAGGACTCTTCCTTGGATGTCTCAAAGGCAACTCAAATCCTCAAAGTAAAACCTCTCTCAGTGGAAGAGGGGATAGATCACTTCATATGTGAAATAAAAACTGGATCAAATTGA
- a CDS encoding type II toxin-antitoxin system RelE/ParE family toxin has protein sequence MVIQQIVWSDKFKKEVTKIKDNKLKGTLQKQIQNLVECPELGKPLRYNLKGERTVYVKPYRLIYAYDGAILYLLRFEHRKKVYRK, from the coding sequence ATGGTAATCCAGCAAATAGTATGGTCCGATAAATTCAAAAAAGAAGTTACAAAAATTAAAGATAACAAGTTAAAAGGTACATTACAAAAACAAATCCAAAACTTGGTTGAATGTCCAGAGTTGGGAAAACCATTAAGATACAACTTGAAAGGAGAAAGAACTGTTTATGTCAAGCCATATAGATTAATTTACGCATATGATGGAGCAATTCTCTATCTTCTTCGATTTGAACATAGAAAAAAAGTATACAGGAAATGA
- a CDS encoding DegT/DnrJ/EryC1/StrS family aminotransferase, producing the protein MKSVPTEIIKIIKKRFEDYDDFVPGKTKIRLVEPSFGADEVIESLDSLLTTKVTMGEKVKKFEQLFSKYLHVNFSAMVNSGSSANLVALSALTNPTYSKRLPKNSEVITPAVTWVTTVYPLTNLNLKPKFVDISLENFCIDPDKLEEAVTKNTSLLLPVHLLGNVCDMGRITEIARKKNLHVMEDCCEAHGAEFKGKKVGTFGDIGTFSFFLSHHITTIEGGMTVTNNKEIYELTKALRAFGWIRDLRNKTALSKKYPSIDPMYLFVNLGYNLRPTEIQGAFGIHQISKLDKFIKIRKENAKYWTKRFATYEDYFILTKDDPRTHQVCFCYPMTIRNDAPFNREMLVKYLKKHNIETRPIMSGNLLEQPSIKYIPHYARGTLNNSKIAMRNSFFFGNHHRMGRDQREYIVDTIAQFIERKLWKR; encoded by the coding sequence ATGAAATCTGTTCCAACAGAAATAATCAAGATAATTAAAAAGAGATTTGAGGATTATGATGATTTTGTACCAGGTAAAACGAAGATCAGATTGGTGGAACCTTCATTTGGCGCAGATGAAGTAATTGAATCACTTGACTCACTTTTAACTACCAAAGTTACCATGGGAGAAAAAGTTAAGAAATTTGAACAATTATTTTCAAAGTATCTTCATGTTAATTTTTCAGCAATGGTTAATTCTGGTTCATCAGCAAATTTAGTTGCGTTATCAGCTTTAACAAATCCAACATACTCAAAAAGACTACCCAAAAATAGTGAAGTAATTACTCCAGCCGTCACATGGGTTACAACGGTTTACCCTCTCACAAATTTGAATTTAAAGCCTAAATTTGTAGATATCAGTCTAGAAAATTTTTGCATAGATCCAGATAAGTTAGAAGAAGCTGTAACAAAGAACACATCTCTACTTCTACCCGTTCATTTATTGGGAAATGTTTGTGATATGGGGCGGATAACAGAAATCGCTAGAAAAAAAAATCTACATGTAATGGAAGATTGTTGTGAAGCTCATGGTGCGGAATTTAAAGGTAAAAAAGTGGGAACTTTTGGTGACATAGGAACTTTTAGTTTCTTTTTATCACACCATATAACGACAATAGAAGGAGGAATGACAGTAACTAATAACAAGGAGATATACGAGTTAACCAAGGCACTTAGAGCATTTGGATGGATACGCGATTTACGAAATAAGACGGCATTAAGTAAAAAATATCCGTCAATAGATCCTATGTATTTATTTGTAAATTTAGGATATAATTTGCGGCCTACAGAAATTCAAGGAGCATTTGGAATTCACCAGATTTCAAAGTTAGATAAATTTATCAAAATACGAAAAGAAAATGCAAAATATTGGACAAAGAGATTTGCAACTTATGAAGATTATTTCATACTTACTAAGGATGATCCTAGAACACATCAAGTATGTTTTTGTTATCCTATGACGATAAGAAATGACGCACCCTTCAACAGAGAGATGTTGGTTAAATATCTTAAGAAGCACAACATAGAAACAAGACCCATAATGTCTGGAAATTTACTAGAACAGCCGTCTATCAAGTATATACCTCACTACGCAAGAGGTACGCTTAACAATTCAAAAATAGCCATGCGTAATTCTTTCTTTTTTGGAAATCATCACAGAATGGGAAGAGACCAACGAGAATATATTGTAGATACCATAGCACAGTTTATAGAACGAAAACTGTGGAAACGGTAG
- a CDS encoding glycosyltransferase family 2 protein — protein MFVIACIPAFNEEKVIGNLIKKMLSYVDEVVVCDDGSSDQTSKEAEKAGAVVIKHQHNEGKGAALKSLFQYARKNDADIAITIDGDGQFLPEETPKLIKPIQDKNSDIVIGYRFDDESDMPSYRKVGNKMLDKITNLASELPFRDTQSGFRAYSKKALNSINFLTDGFGADSEILIDASKKGLKISEEKVTVIYNTGGKTSTKNPVSHSSDVIGSILELVALKHPLKYLGLPGFILLVIGVIYSVVVISIFNSTRYFSIPSTMLALGSLVIGLMLLLMSVVLFSINRATRRIS, from the coding sequence TTGTTTGTCATTGCATGTATTCCAGCGTTTAATGAAGAAAAGGTAATAGGAAACCTCATAAAAAAAATGTTGAGTTATGTAGATGAGGTGGTAGTCTGTGATGATGGTTCTTCGGATCAAACATCTAAAGAAGCTGAAAAGGCAGGAGCAGTTGTTATCAAACATCAACACAACGAAGGAAAAGGTGCTGCCTTGAAATCTCTATTTCAATATGCTAGGAAAAATGATGCTGATATAGCTATCACCATTGATGGTGATGGTCAATTCTTACCTGAAGAAACTCCTAAATTAATTAAACCAATACAAGACAAAAATTCAGATATCGTAATAGGATATAGATTTGATGATGAATCTGATATGCCCTCATACAGGAAGGTAGGAAATAAAATGCTTGACAAAATTACAAATCTGGCCTCTGAACTTCCTTTTCGTGATACACAAAGTGGTTTTAGAGCATATTCGAAAAAAGCTCTGAATTCAATTAATTTCTTAACTGATGGGTTTGGTGCAGATTCTGAAATTCTAATAGATGCATCAAAAAAAGGATTAAAAATTTCTGAAGAAAAAGTCACAGTTATCTATAATACCGGAGGAAAGACATCTACAAAAAATCCAGTATCGCATAGTAGTGATGTGATAGGATCCATACTAGAACTTGTAGCTCTTAAACATCCGCTAAAATACTTGGGATTACCAGGCTTCATACTTCTAGTTATAGGAGTTATCTACTCTGTAGTAGTCATATCTATTTTTAATTCGACAAGATATTTCTCAATTCCATCAACCATGTTGGCATTGGGATCCCTTGTAATTGGTTTAATGTTGTTATTGATGTCGGTAGTACTATTTAGTATAAACAGAGCTACAAGAAGAATATCGTAA
- the rfbB gene encoding dTDP-glucose 4,6-dehydratase: MRLLVCGGAGFIGSTFIKNHLQTKPNDIVTNLDNLTIGSNINNLKEIIKNKNYHFIKDDIKNLETISILAKESDIIINFAAETHVDRSISNPKPFIETNVFGTYSILEATRKHDKLFIHVSTDEIYGDAENKKSFDESDILKPSNPYSATKASADLLVESYHRTYGIKCITTRCTNNFGPYQFPEKLIPKTIIRASRNLKIPLYDGGYQIRSWIYVLDHVQAIESLIEKGKSGEVYNITSWNEITNKVIVEKILKIMGKPLDIIEKVGDRPGHDKRYSIDCSKIQKATGWKPRYEFEQALQETVSWYQNNPQWWEPLANEKTLHPQPWTVNW, from the coding sequence GTGAGACTACTAGTTTGCGGAGGGGCAGGATTCATTGGCAGCACATTTATCAAAAATCATCTACAAACAAAACCAAATGATATAGTAACAAATCTCGATAATCTGACAATTGGTTCAAACATCAATAATCTGAAAGAAATTATAAAAAATAAAAATTATCATTTTATAAAAGATGATATTAAAAACTTGGAAACAATATCCATTCTTGCCAAGGAAAGCGATATCATAATAAATTTTGCAGCGGAGACTCATGTTGACAGGAGTATATCAAATCCAAAACCATTCATAGAGACAAATGTGTTTGGGACATATTCTATTTTAGAAGCTACAAGAAAACATGATAAATTATTCATCCATGTATCCACAGACGAAATTTACGGAGATGCAGAAAACAAAAAATCCTTTGATGAATCTGATATCTTAAAACCAAGTAATCCCTATTCAGCTACAAAGGCATCGGCAGACCTTCTAGTGGAATCATATCACAGAACATACGGAATAAAATGCATCACAACAAGATGCACAAACAATTTCGGGCCATACCAGTTTCCGGAAAAGCTAATACCTAAAACAATAATCCGGGCATCCAGAAACCTCAAGATTCCACTATATGATGGAGGCTACCAGATACGAAGCTGGATCTATGTCCTAGACCATGTTCAAGCCATTGAATCCCTGATTGAAAAAGGAAAGTCAGGAGAGGTGTATAACATAACATCCTGGAATGAAATTACAAACAAGGTCATTGTAGAAAAAATTCTCAAGATAATGGGCAAGCCTCTAGATATTATAGAAAAAGTAGGAGACAGGCCAGGTCATGACAAGCGATACTCGATTGATTGCTCTAAGATACAAAAAGCAACAGGTTGGAAACCACGATACGAATTTGAACAAGCTTTACAAGAGACAGTTTCTTGGTATCAAAACAATCCACAGTGGTGGGAGCCTCTAGCAAATGAAAAGACACTTCATCCACAACCGTGGACTGTAAACTGGTAA
- the cysC gene encoding adenylyl-sulfate kinase: MENIQAAAIWITGIPASGKTTLSMMLKDYFQKKNMSTIILDGDEIRKTLSKDLGFSPEDRKEHNRRVIEIAKLLVKNGIITIVPLISPYREIRKFARKEIPNFVEVYTKASIEECIKRDPKGLYKKAMAGEIQNMTGLQSPYEEPQNPELVLDTEKHSKEECLEMILSKLKELGYLSN, from the coding sequence TTGGAAAATATACAGGCAGCAGCAATCTGGATAACAGGAATCCCGGCTTCTGGCAAGACTACGCTATCCATGATGCTAAAAGATTATTTCCAGAAAAAAAATATGTCTACTATAATCTTAGACGGAGATGAAATACGAAAAACATTATCTAAAGACCTTGGTTTCTCGCCTGAAGATAGGAAAGAACACAATAGACGAGTAATCGAAATTGCAAAGTTGTTGGTAAAAAATGGAATAATTACAATAGTCCCATTGATATCACCGTATCGAGAAATCAGAAAATTTGCAAGAAAAGAAATTCCAAACTTTGTCGAAGTTTATACCAAAGCTTCCATAGAAGAGTGCATCAAGCGTGATCCAAAGGGATTGTACAAAAAAGCAATGGCAGGAGAGATACAAAACATGACTGGATTACAATCCCCGTATGAGGAACCGCAAAACCCAGAACTTGTCTTAGATACAGAAAAACATTCCAAGGAAGAATGCCTTGAAATGATCCTGTCCAAACTAAAAGAGCTTGGATACCTCAGCAATTAA
- a CDS encoding AbrB/MazE/SpoVT family DNA-binding domain-containing protein, which yields MSNDMMFTTVSSKGQIVIPKRVRKKLDIKNGNIFTITEKRGLIVLKKIDQNLSHDDIMTLQSINEAWDEIKNNKGGKSTTSKFFTEFAKW from the coding sequence ATGTCTAATGATATGATGTTTACTACAGTAAGCAGCAAAGGTCAAATAGTAATACCAAAGAGGGTACGCAAAAAACTGGATATAAAAAATGGTAATATATTTACAATAACAGAAAAGAGAGGTCTAATAGTCCTCAAAAAAATAGATCAGAATCTAAGCCATGATGATATCATGACACTACAATCAATCAATGAGGCATGGGATGAGATTAAAAACAATAAAGGTGGCAAGTCTACAACATCCAAATTCTTTACGGAATTTGCCAAATGGTAA
- a CDS encoding GDP-L-fucose synthase family protein — protein sequence MNLIGKKIVVTGGSGFLGSQIVKMLQEKGISDIIVPRSIDCDLRIPENCSKITKGADIVFHTAGNVGGIGYNKEHPASVFYDNIMMDTLMIEESRKNKVEKFIAIGTVCSYPKFVDVPFSEEQIWSGYPEETNASYGLSKKMMLVQSESYRQEYNFNSIVLVQTNLYGPGDNFDPNTSHVIPALIKKIHDAKNSNISEIEIWGDGTPSRDFLYVDDAARAAILAAERYEKSEPINIGSGNEVTIKELAEILIKLMNVKSQVVWNKQKPNGQPRRCLSIEKARREIGFEPQVRLEEGLKRTIEWYELLQDSSGKTSIN from the coding sequence ATGAATCTGATAGGAAAGAAAATAGTTGTAACTGGAGGTTCAGGATTTCTTGGTTCACAGATAGTTAAGATGCTTCAAGAAAAAGGGATTTCAGATATAATCGTGCCTCGTTCAATTGATTGCGATTTAAGAATTCCGGAGAATTGTTCTAAAATAACCAAGGGTGCAGATATTGTGTTTCATACTGCTGGAAATGTTGGAGGTATAGGATACAATAAGGAACACCCTGCCTCAGTGTTCTATGATAATATTATGATGGACACCTTGATGATAGAAGAGAGTAGAAAGAACAAGGTAGAAAAATTTATTGCTATAGGTACAGTTTGCAGTTATCCGAAGTTTGTGGATGTACCGTTTTCTGAAGAACAGATTTGGAGTGGATATCCAGAGGAAACTAACGCTTCTTATGGATTATCTAAAAAAATGATGCTGGTACAATCTGAATCTTATCGTCAGGAATATAATTTCAATTCCATAGTCTTAGTTCAGACTAACCTATATGGGCCAGGAGATAATTTTGATCCCAATACATCTCATGTAATACCAGCCCTCATCAAAAAGATACATGATGCAAAAAACTCTAATATTTCTGAGATAGAAATTTGGGGAGACGGAACTCCTTCCAGAGATTTTTTGTATGTTGATGATGCCGCCAGAGCTGCCATATTAGCTGCTGAAAGATATGAAAAAAGTGAACCAATTAACATAGGCAGTGGAAATGAAGTCACCATAAAAGAATTGGCGGAAATTCTGATAAAATTAATGAATGTCAAATCGCAAGTTGTATGGAATAAACAAAAACCAAACGGTCAGCCTCGTCGTTGTCTAAGCATAGAAAAAGCAAGAAGAGAAATCGGATTTGAACCACAGGTAAGACTGGAAGAAGGCTTGAAAAGAACTATAGAATGGTATGAATTACTACAAGATAGTTCAGGAAAAACCAGCATCAATTAG
- a CDS encoding NUDIX hydrolase: MQRPDDTLFHKFQSYFPFCCVDLILIKNGKFLLVKRSISPYKGKLCLPGGIMRRGEKLEAAVKRIGREELGIDVEIKTSVGFYEKIYPNRHDVTHCFLVITKKGKIHYDYQAKTGKFFKNIPKETAPFFKKMLIDAGFS; this comes from the coding sequence ATGCAAAGACCTGATGATACTTTATTTCACAAGTTCCAGTCATATTTTCCATTTTGTTGCGTAGACTTAATTTTAATAAAAAATGGGAAATTTTTACTAGTCAAACGATCTATCTCTCCCTATAAGGGAAAACTTTGTCTGCCTGGAGGAATCATGAGGAGAGGAGAAAAACTAGAAGCTGCTGTTAAAAGAATAGGTAGAGAGGAATTGGGTATAGATGTGGAAATCAAGACAAGTGTTGGATTTTATGAGAAAATCTATCCAAACAGACATGATGTTACTCATTGTTTTCTTGTAATAACGAAAAAAGGAAAAATACACTATGACTATCAAGCCAAAACCGGTAAGTTCTTTAAGAATATACCAAAAGAGACTGCACCATTTTTTAAAAAAATGCTAATTGATGCTGGTTTTTCCTGA
- the rfbC gene encoding dTDP-4-dehydrorhamnose 3,5-epimerase: protein MPFKFTKLKIPDVILVEASSFEDERGYFMETFKESIFRSNGVNTRFVQDNYSHSTKGVLRGLHYQKNPKAQAKLVMAITGEILDVAVDIRKNSPTFGKWVSEILSDKNHKMLYVPEGFAHGFYVTSDKADVIYKVNTEYSPENERGILWNDPDVCIKWPTDKPVMIQKDLELPLLKNADNNFVHR from the coding sequence ATGCCATTCAAGTTTACAAAATTAAAAATCCCAGATGTCATACTTGTAGAGGCTTCATCGTTTGAAGATGAAAGAGGTTATTTCATGGAAACCTTCAAGGAATCAATCTTTAGATCCAATGGAGTGAACACAAGATTTGTTCAAGACAATTATTCTCATTCAACCAAAGGCGTCCTGAGAGGATTGCATTATCAAAAAAACCCAAAAGCACAAGCAAAACTGGTTATGGCAATTACAGGAGAGATACTTGATGTTGCAGTAGATATACGTAAAAACTCGCCCACTTTTGGAAAATGGGTAAGTGAAATACTCTCTGACAAAAATCATAAAATGCTCTATGTCCCTGAGGGCTTTGCGCATGGATTTTATGTGACAAGTGACAAGGCAGATGTAATTTACAAGGTTAACACTGAATATTCCCCAGAAAATGAGCGGGGAATTTTATGGAATGATCCTGATGTATGCATCAAGTGGCCTACTGACAAACCAGTCATGATACAAAAAGACCTTGAACTACCTTTATTGAAAAACGCAGACAACAATTTTGTACATCGATAA
- a CDS encoding universal stress protein gives MKIGKILVPHDGSKNADRAFEYALDIAKKYNSKVLVASCILVQNQLPEYSTIEEETILERQREAASRLVEILELRAADAEVSFKGVILKTSSVSDAILSYAEKNNVDIIVSGSRGLGGFKRLVLGSVASSLVQYAKCPVLIVK, from the coding sequence ATGAAGATTGGTAAGATTTTGGTTCCACATGATGGCTCAAAAAATGCAGACAGGGCATTTGAGTATGCGTTAGATATAGCAAAAAAATACAATTCCAAGGTTCTAGTTGCAAGCTGCATTCTAGTACAGAATCAGCTCCCAGAATATTCCACAATAGAAGAAGAAACAATACTGGAAAGGCAGAGAGAGGCAGCATCAAGGCTTGTTGAAATACTTGAATTGCGTGCAGCAGATGCCGAGGTATCATTCAAGGGAGTCATACTAAAGACATCCTCAGTATCAGATGCCATACTGTCATATGCAGAAAAAAATAATGTGGATATCATAGTATCAGGTTCCAGGGGTCTTGGAGGCTTTAAGAGATTGGTTCTTGGAAGCGTTGCAAGCTCACTTGTCCAGTATGCCAAGTGTCCGGTATTGATTGTAAAATAA
- a CDS encoding NAD(P)/FAD-dependent oxidoreductase encodes MKSDITIIGAGILGSSLAYFLSHMTTKKVLVLDHAPRAGYHTSSRNTGKVHAPFLYDPQKKKLFAKSARLGFTMWETYAKQKNIAFKKDGVLEVALDEPGIQRLEKYMSWGEQNGLDKNEISLLDSSEVKKLEPEVVCQKAIFCKKDASVDYGILTENIINDAVNQGVTFLPNTNAQNISDKGDHIDIHTDKDTIQTSLLINAAGGMSIDIAHIMGVRKDLTDIHFRGEYWEAEPEYKDLTKTSVYSVPKHLEYPFLDPHWIVRSDGRREVGPNAVPVFSPYGYDISENVKKMIPKMLEMLSSGASKMLFDSQFISLASGEFLSSVSKTVMINRVREFLPKVEPKKFKKRGTAGIRASVIDRNGKFVPDALVEQSGNSVHILNYNSPGATGALPFAVYIISQMQNAGLVKIENDKCGLWSFEKISQTLE; translated from the coding sequence TTGAAGTCTGACATTACAATAATTGGTGCAGGCATACTTGGTTCTTCGCTTGCCTATTTCCTCTCGCACATGACCACAAAAAAGGTCCTGGTGCTAGACCATGCTCCAAGGGCAGGATATCATACCAGTTCAAGGAACACAGGCAAGGTCCACGCGCCATTTTTGTATGATCCTCAAAAAAAGAAGCTGTTTGCCAAGTCTGCAAGGCTCGGATTTACAATGTGGGAGACTTATGCCAAGCAAAAAAACATTGCATTCAAAAAAGATGGCGTACTTGAAGTTGCACTTGACGAGCCTGGAATACAAAGGCTTGAAAAGTACATGTCATGGGGAGAACAAAACGGACTGGATAAAAATGAGATCTCACTTTTGGACAGCTCTGAAGTAAAAAAACTAGAGCCAGAGGTGGTATGCCAAAAGGCAATCTTTTGCAAAAAGGACGCATCAGTAGACTATGGCATACTGACAGAAAATATTATCAATGATGCTGTAAACCAGGGTGTAACATTTCTGCCAAACACAAATGCCCAAAATATATCAGACAAGGGAGACCATATTGACATACATACAGACAAAGATACGATACAAACCAGTCTGCTGATAAATGCCGCAGGTGGAATGTCAATTGATATTGCGCATATAATGGGTGTAAGAAAAGATCTCACCGACATTCACTTTAGGGGAGAGTACTGGGAAGCAGAGCCTGAATACAAGGACCTGACCAAAACAAGCGTATACTCTGTCCCAAAGCATCTCGAGTATCCGTTTCTTGACCCGCACTGGATAGTGCGCTCTGACGGAAGAAGAGAAGTAGGACCAAACGCAGTCCCAGTCTTTAGCCCCTATGGGTATGATATCTCTGAGAATGTAAAAAAAATGATACCAAAGATGCTTGAGATGCTATCATCTGGTGCATCAAAGATGCTCTTTGACTCTCAATTCATCTCACTTGCGTCAGGCGAATTTTTATCATCTGTATCAAAGACAGTAATGATAAACCGGGTACGGGAATTTCTTCCAAAAGTAGAGCCAAAAAAATTCAAGAAAAGAGGAACTGCAGGAATCCGGGCATCAGTAATTGACAGGAACGGCAAGTTTGTCCCAGATGCACTAGTTGAACAAAGTGGTAATTCAGTTCACATACTCAACTACAACTCTCCTGGAGCAACAGGCGCATTACCGTTTGCCGTATATATCATATCACAAATGCAAAATGCAGGACTGGTCAAGATAGAAAATGACAAGTGCGGTCTGTGGAGCTTTGAGAAGATATCCCAAACACTGGAATAG
- a CDS encoding glucose-1-phosphate thymidylyltransferase, translating to MKGIILHGGHGTRLRPLTHAGPKQLLPIGNKPMSQYALEDFKDAGITDIGIIIGDVYPQKVKDFYGDGKKFGVNINYIYQDKPAGISHAIKLCKDFIGNDRFVVYLGDNILRKGLVDYTKKFQASSADAMMLLCEVDDPSRFGVAELDGKKIKKIMEKPKNPPSNLAVIGVYFLTPKIFDIIDVLKPSWRGELEITEALQLLMEKGNTVEYDIVTGWWKDTGTPEDILHANQLVLDTIGTQNQFRIDKETQIRGNIAIGKNTNISRDSFITGPVIIGENCNIGPAARIGPHVSIDNNCSIKQCDIENSIVMADCKIDAKITIVDSIVAHASEITNHHLKKHQFLLGERSQVRL from the coding sequence ATGAAGGGAATCATACTTCATGGCGGTCATGGTACAAGACTGAGACCGCTTACACATGCTGGTCCAAAACAGCTTCTTCCAATAGGAAACAAACCAATGTCACAGTATGCACTTGAGGATTTCAAGGATGCTGGAATTACAGATATTGGAATCATAATTGGTGATGTCTACCCACAGAAGGTAAAGGACTTTTATGGTGATGGAAAAAAATTTGGGGTAAATATCAACTATATCTACCAGGACAAGCCAGCTGGAATCTCGCATGCAATAAAATTATGCAAGGATTTTATCGGAAATGATCGATTTGTAGTGTATCTTGGAGATAACATACTACGGAAAGGATTGGTAGATTATACAAAAAAATTCCAAGCATCCTCTGCAGATGCCATGATGTTATTATGTGAAGTAGATGATCCATCAAGATTTGGTGTAGCAGAGCTTGATGGTAAAAAAATAAAAAAGATAATGGAAAAGCCAAAAAACCCACCATCAAACCTGGCAGTAATTGGAGTCTACTTTCTTACTCCGAAAATATTCGACATTATTGATGTTCTCAAGCCATCCTGGAGGGGAGAGCTGGAAATTACTGAGGCATTACAGCTTTTAATGGAAAAAGGAAATACAGTAGAATATGATATAGTAACAGGCTGGTGGAAAGATACTGGTACTCCTGAAGATATCCTACACGCAAACCAGTTGGTTCTGGATACTATAGGAACACAGAACCAGTTCCGTATAGACAAGGAGACCCAAATACGGGGAAACATTGCTATTGGAAAAAACACAAACATATCAAGAGACTCGTTTATCACAGGTCCTGTCATAATAGGTGAGAACTGTAACATTGGCCCTGCTGCAAGGATAGGACCTCATGTATCAATTGACAACAACTGTTCCATAAAACAGTGCGATATTGAAAATTCTATAGTCATGGCAGACTGTAAGATAGATGCCAAGATCACCATTGTAGATAGCATAGTTGCACATGCATCCGAAATTACTAACCACCATCTAAAGAAGCACCAGTTTCTCTTGGGTGAGAGATCTCAGGTAAGGCTGTAG